One genomic segment of Terriglobia bacterium includes these proteins:
- the yidD gene encoding membrane protein insertion efficiency factor YidD, whose amino-acid sequence MKRALLLTIRLYQRLLSPLLLPACRYVPTCSQYAHEAVARHGSAKGAMLAAWRLLRCHPFSRGGYDPVPPDATLHDPAFITRLNVATRFAFLNDATHAFRARRDTRIPEGCNDNSPALQCRVAGTIRPQVP is encoded by the coding sequence ATGAAGCGCGCACTGTTGCTGACAATCCGGCTCTACCAGCGGCTCCTCTCGCCGTTGCTGCTGCCGGCGTGCCGCTATGTGCCCACCTGCTCGCAATACGCCCACGAAGCCGTCGCACGTCACGGCTCTGCAAAAGGCGCGATGCTTGCCGCCTGGCGCCTGCTCCGTTGTCACCCGTTTTCACGCGGCGGCTACGATCCCGTACCGCCGGATGCGACGTTGCATGACCCGGCATTCATAACGCGACTGAATGTTGCGACACGGTTTGCATTTCTGAATGATGCGACACACGCATTCCGTGCACGACGCGACACACGCATCCCGGAGGGATGCAATGACAATAGCCCGGCACTTCAGTGCCGGGTTGCTGGCACCATCCGGCCCCAAGTCCCGTAG
- a CDS encoding single-stranded DNA-binding protein, with protein MPLADKVVSAKKIEGFLRATIVKGGFKLKYRITVDPPLPEERDWERPDILVELSGPDSDLLLERGGELLRSLEHLALEMLRLGREEHDRVSFDCRGFRAMRIQELRLAADVAAERVRKSGAPYEFGPMTSRERRIVHLALRDHADLRTESAGEAAFRHVVLYPKDYKARPAAPPRFGRRR; from the coding sequence ATGCCCCTCGCGGACAAAGTCGTCTCCGCCAAAAAAATTGAAGGCTTTCTCCGCGCCACCATCGTCAAGGGCGGATTCAAGCTGAAGTACCGCATCACCGTGGACCCGCCCCTGCCCGAGGAGCGCGACTGGGAGCGCCCCGACATCCTGGTCGAACTTTCCGGTCCCGACAGCGACCTGCTGTTGGAGCGCGGCGGCGAACTGCTGCGCTCGCTCGAGCACCTTGCCCTGGAAATGCTGCGCCTCGGCCGCGAGGAGCACGACCGCGTCAGCTTCGATTGCCGCGGATTCCGCGCCATGCGCATCCAGGAACTGCGCCTCGCCGCCGATGTTGCCGCCGAGCGCGTCCGCAAGAGCGGTGCACCCTACGAATTCGGCCCCATGACCTCGCGCGAGCGCCGCATCGTCCACCTCGCCCTCCGCGACCATGCCGACCTGCGCACCGAAAGCGCCGGCGAAGCCGCCTTCCGCCACGTCGTCCTCTACCCCAAGGACTACAAGGCCCGCCCCGCCGCCCCGCCCCGCTTCGGCCGCCGAAGATAG
- the rnpA gene encoding ribonuclease P protein component — protein MSRKLAPRFPKASKLLRHADFQRVYKQGRRHFAAHMTVFYLRREEDDGAGPRVGFTVGRVLGGAVQRNRIKRRLREAVRHHLASLALAVDVVINPKKSALVAEFSVLHDEVARAFEVIAGRESRA, from the coding sequence ATGAGTCGCAAGCTTGCGCCGCGGTTTCCCAAGGCTTCGAAGCTGTTGCGCCACGCGGATTTTCAACGGGTGTACAAGCAGGGCCGCCGCCATTTCGCCGCCCACATGACGGTGTTCTACCTGCGCCGTGAAGAGGATGACGGCGCTGGGCCGCGCGTCGGCTTCACCGTCGGCCGCGTGCTCGGCGGCGCCGTCCAGCGCAATCGCATCAAGCGCCGCTTGCGCGAGGCGGTGCGGCACCATCTGGCATCGCTGGCGCTGGCGGTTGACGTGGTCATCAACCCCAAGAAGTCGGCCCTGGTGGCGGAGTTTTCCGTTTTGCACGACGAGGTCGCGCGCGCTTTCGAAGTAATTGCCGGCCGGGAATCGCGCGCCTGA
- the yidC gene encoding membrane protein insertase YidC: MQNPQQDPGMERRLLLVFVLTFAVLLISQPLLMKYLKPQQPAPEQKPAVTQPAATPAPAPPAAAPAAKAKAKAKPAAPAATRQAAAEQESVIENDLYKIVFTNRGAQVKSWVLKKYHDEHGRPLELVHEAAAQQFGYPLSLWTYDEALRKKLASALYVSSSAATLHAPADISFEYSDADITVRKSFHFDHSYVVKIDTAVTQNGQPVRAFPAWPAGFGDQATPASYASATVDLYAGEANWHGGEKVVRQAIKKISSGATFNGPFAWATAADQYFAAVFLPEDPKTAVLVTLRNAIEIPKDPAKPEGDKIKQEVVGAAVGSATGATSERLFAGPKNLDVLQSVKAAALPGQQSTTLESVVDFGTYLGFIAKPLFLWLRWTYHHWVANWGWSIIILTVIINIVVFPLRLTSMKSALKMQKLQPQVNAIKKKYEKFSMRDPRKQEMNQEIAALFKREGASPMGGCIPMLIQFPFLVAFYSMLGSAIELRHAQFLWLHDLSAPDPKFILPVLIVVTTLVVQKMTPQAGMDPAQQKVMTLMMPVMLGFISWNLPSGLCTYWVMGNVVSIIQQVWMNNTHFGREMRAEAEKRARKKGLPAKT, encoded by the coding sequence ATGCAAAACCCGCAGCAGGATCCCGGCATGGAGCGCCGTCTCCTGCTCGTCTTCGTCCTCACCTTCGCCGTCCTGCTGATCTCGCAGCCGCTGCTGATGAAGTACCTCAAGCCGCAGCAGCCTGCGCCCGAGCAGAAGCCGGCCGTCACCCAGCCCGCCGCCACCCCTGCGCCGGCGCCTCCCGCCGCGGCGCCGGCTGCCAAGGCCAAGGCCAAGGCCAAGCCTGCCGCACCGGCTGCCACCCGTCAGGCCGCCGCTGAGCAGGAGTCGGTGATTGAGAACGATCTCTACAAAATCGTTTTCACCAACCGCGGCGCGCAGGTCAAGTCGTGGGTGCTGAAGAAGTACCACGACGAGCACGGCCGCCCGCTCGAACTCGTGCATGAGGCCGCCGCGCAGCAGTTCGGTTATCCGCTCTCCCTGTGGACCTACGACGAAGCGCTGCGCAAGAAACTCGCTTCTGCGCTCTACGTCAGCAGCAGCGCCGCCACCCTGCACGCGCCCGCCGACATCAGCTTCGAGTATTCCGATGCCGACATCACCGTCCGCAAGAGCTTCCACTTCGACCACTCCTACGTGGTGAAGATCGATACCGCGGTCACGCAGAACGGCCAGCCGGTGCGCGCGTTTCCTGCATGGCCCGCCGGCTTCGGCGATCAGGCCACGCCCGCCTCCTACGCCTCGGCGACCGTTGATCTCTACGCCGGCGAGGCCAACTGGCACGGCGGCGAGAAAGTCGTGCGCCAGGCCATCAAGAAAATCAGCAGCGGCGCCACCTTCAACGGTCCCTTCGCCTGGGCCACTGCCGCCGACCAGTATTTCGCCGCCGTTTTCTTGCCGGAAGATCCCAAGACCGCCGTCCTGGTCACGCTGCGCAACGCGATCGAAATTCCCAAGGACCCCGCCAAGCCCGAAGGCGACAAAATCAAGCAAGAGGTGGTCGGCGCCGCCGTCGGCAGTGCGACCGGCGCCACCAGCGAGCGCCTCTTCGCCGGACCGAAGAACCTCGACGTGCTGCAGTCCGTCAAGGCTGCCGCGCTGCCCGGCCAGCAATCCACCACGCTGGAAAGCGTAGTGGACTTCGGCACCTATCTCGGCTTCATCGCCAAGCCCCTCTTCCTGTGGTTGCGCTGGACCTACCACCACTGGGTCGCCAACTGGGGATGGTCGATCATCATCCTCACCGTCATCATCAACATCGTGGTCTTCCCGCTCCGGCTCACCAGCATGAAGTCGGCGCTGAAGATGCAGAAGCTCCAGCCCCAGGTCAACGCCATCAAGAAGAAGTACGAAAAGTTCTCCATGCGCGATCCGCGCAAGCAGGAGATGAACCAGGAGATTGCCGCGCTCTTCAAGCGCGAGGGCGCCAGCCCCATGGGCGGCTGCATTCCCATGCTCATCCAGTTCCCCTTCCTGGTGGCCTTCTATTCCATGCTGGGCAGCGCCATCGAGTTGCGGCACGCGCAGTTTCTCTGGCTGCACGACCTTTCTGCGCCCGACCCGAAATTCATTCTGCCCGTCCTCATCGTCGTCACCACGCTGGTGGTGCAGAAGATGACGCCGCAGGCCGGCATGGATCCGGCGCAGCAAAAAGTCATGACCCTGATGATGCCGGTGATGCTCGGCTTCATCTCCTGGAACTTACCTTCGGGACTGTGCACCTACTGGGTGATGGGCAACGTGGTCTCGATCATCCAGCAGGTGTGGATGAACAACACGCACTTCGGCCGGGAAATGCGCGCCGAAGCCGAAAAACGCGCCCGCAAGAAGGGCCTGCCCGCAAAGACGTAG
- the rpmH gene encoding 50S ribosomal protein L34 has translation MPKRTFQPNRRRRSKTHGFRSRMKTKSGQAVLSRRRAKGRKRVSVKPGFRE, from the coding sequence ATGCCGAAGCGCACGTTCCAGCCCAACCGGCGTCGCCGCTCCAAGACGCACGGATTTCGTAGCCGGATGAAAACCAAGAGCGGACAAGCGGTGCTCTCGCGCCGGCGCGCCAAGGGTCGCAAGCGTGTCTCGGTGAAGCCCGGATTCCGGGAGTAG